One Argentina anserina chromosome 6, drPotAnse1.1, whole genome shotgun sequence genomic window, GGTTTCACGTCAGTCTCTTTGTTAACATATTTGCAGCtataaaaattcatatctCGGAGAAAGCCCGGGGAACAATTTAAAAAGGCACTTGTCATTTTTTATTAGCTTGGGTCAGCTATATGTTAGATCCCGCCAAACTTAGTCACATTTTACCTTGAGTATTTTTGAAGCAAGCATGACTCAAGGAAGGTTACGAAAAACACTTGAGCATTCTAAACGGATCCGGAAAATGACCGAACTCTTTAGAAATCTTTGGAAGTTCATAGAAGACTCTACAAGGAGTTGAAGGTCTCTAGAAGAATGGAGAAGTCTTGGGACATCTCCAGATTTCTCTAGAACCATAGAGAGGCTAAGAGGACAAGACCACTCCAGAATTCTCTACAATACTCAAGGTGCATTTTAGAGTTGTGTAGACTTGTATAAAACTCTCTAAAGACATCTAcattgtacatagtcctagaattcTTTAGAACTATAGAGGTtggatgaggaggcctataaataaCAAGACACCCCTCACATTTGAGGCATCAAGCAAGAAGTCatcaagcatacttgtaagctttctttctttgttcaaTACAAGTTCTCTTTAGAGATATCCTTTTTgccttttcaattgttttagcAGGGCGATTGCGAGATTAaagctgacttagcataagtgAGTTACTAAAGCCGCACATGTAGCATAACAAAAGAGTAAGTTCTTGACATATAGCTGACCCGCCATCTGCTAAGCTTGGGTAAGCTATAGCTGACCGGCCATGGTATGCTAAGTTTTATCCTTGTGGAAATTTGATGCGTGAGATTTGAACTACTACATTACCCGATCGATCTCATTGATCATGTTGGTTGGGTTAGGTAGGAAAAAGATTGAAGAATTAAAAATCAGCTGGCAGTTGAAACAACCAAAGCTCGAGCCGAACCAAATTATTTAGGGTCCACCGCCACCACCGCTCCCCGACCGCTCCCCGACCGCTCCGGCAGTTAGGTCATGGTTTAGTTAGATAATTCCTGTTACTGCCTCTTACGACGCTACCTTCTCTTACGGCTACATGTTTCTTAATGAGCTGGGTCTAATATTTATGAATGGCTGACGGATCGATGTATACCATCAATTCATAACGTATTGATGAAACCAATGGACAAATATATACAGAAAAACTGTAAATCTACAAAAAAATGTACGTAGAAATTCTGTTGAACGCAAGATTGAGTTTGTGGTCTCAAGGCTAATCAAATTGAGGCATCTATATATGTTGTAGTCTGAATATGATGTAATGGTTGTTTTACTAGTTTGGATATATACACTTGTTTGCTGAAATAGTATCATCATATGAAGCATGTTGATCGACTCCTAGCTAGTACCACATCTCGACATGCGTCCTCGTCAATTTGTGACGGCCGGCTGGATTTGTACTTGTATGCCAGTGGCTACCGGCTAGCTAGCTTATCTAAATGTACTGATCGAGGTTCCTGATACGAATATGATGGTACGTTCCTGGTGAGGTACGAAGGATAATTAATTATACAATCACCTGTTACATACTTGCATACTATAATCTGTTAATGGTAGCTAGTTTGACAAGTTCTCATTGATAACTACTATTGTACCAGCTAAAGCAACCCAACAAATACTCCTTCTCCTTCGCTCTAGCTTCCTCTTAATTTCTGGGCGATTCTGTGAAAATAAACCCCACGCTATATATTAGTTCTAGGGATCATGAATGATTCCAGTATATATGTTCATAATACAAGGAACTCCATTGAGAATGCATATGTCTCGATCTGGAAAGCAAGTATATTTTGGTAGTGTACGTACTGAAGGTACCGTACTACTGTTTGTTCTCGTTAAGGTGCCAATTACAGATGGGTTTTAATTGCAAGTCCGAGATCCTTTTTTCCTTCCTATTGGGGAACAAGCCCTCACCGTAAGTTGGCTTGTACGTAACAGATATACCGGATCAGACGCATACGTACATATGAAAATACGAACATGAATAAGTGATTATTATTCTCTTCCGAACTAGAGGTTTTATGTTATCGTTTGTGCAATAACCGAGTGCATGCCATTATCCACCTACATGTATAATGTACGTCTTGTTTTCATTgctgagtttttttttcatataaaaaTGTCTATCTCGGCCTCGTTATCAAGTTCAAACCTTAATTGAGTCAGTTCGGGTTAATAGTCAATGAGTCGTATTACGCAAATAAATATTGTAAAGAGTTCATCAATAATTACTTTTTAATCAGATAATAGACATATATAAACCAGCGTCGACTCCATTGCAACAAAGAAAGTTGGTTGATTTGACATAGACCATATCCAACCACACTCTTTAAGTAAAACTTAAACTTAAGCTGGTTACATCGCAGTAGttgatgaaaaaaaacacaacactAGATATGAGCAGTGATACTACTGATCGAAACCACTACCAGCACATCAGGTAGTAAACCACCACCTTATTCTTACGCCACACTAATTAAGTTCCTGCATGAGGAAATCAAGTAGCCATCTGCTGAGCTACATCAGCAACCCAGTCAGCTCTCACTTGATGCTGCAAACAAAGTAAATCACAAACATATATTAGTCCAGATGGAGATGTCTGAAGTATTTGTTGTACGTTGTTTTGAGTAACTTACATTAAGACCCTCGATAATATATAGTTACATACCTTTTGCAGTCTGTAGAAGGGTTGATCTTATAGGGAAGGTTGACACCACACTTTGCAGGAAGGCCTGCAGCAAGACCGGTGTTAGCTCCGGTGTAGGGAATCCCGGTGATTGCTTGTTTCAAACAGTTACACACGCCTTGGCGATCAGGGGTGGTTTTAGCCATGCCATTGAGGGTCCTGATGCCGTTGCAACAATTTGCCGCCGGAGTCCCACCGGTTTGGACGTAAGGTACGCATGGCATCAGCTTGTTCACCACCTGACCGCACGTGATCGCTGCTTTCCCACCACCAAATGATAGTGCCGCCATGGACAACACCACCAAGCAAACCACCTTAAGAACTCCAGAGAATGCCATAGCAACGGTTAGATTGTATGCTTCAAAATACCAGAACTTGCTCAAGAGGCTAGGTTAGAGAATTGAAGCTAGATAGCTAGTGAAGTAGTGAGTGAAAAGGTTCAAGGAATGCTGGTTTAAATAGAACTTATTACTCTCTGTTCGTGTTGATGGGTACGTAAATCGGTAGTTGGAAGAATTGAAATCTTCAGAGGAGATTGGTTGAGCATGTTAAATGTCAGAGGTCCTGAATACATGGATTCATAGATATTATATTATACCATTCCAgaaagaagtttcattcatgtATGGGAAATTATTTATACACTGTGTGCGCACCTACCGTAATTTACTCCTCAACTAAATCTCTAAAAATCTAGGAGCTAGCAAGTGAACTTTGCTGACATAGGTCCTCATTTGTGTGGTCACAAATTTAATTTCATCACTGACTTGAACAgaaaataaacttgagaaCCAATTTATTTGGAGGAGAATTGGAAGATCGATGAATCATGAATGTACGTACGAGTATAGATATATCGCCATCACATTATAGCAATGTACCTGTTCAGTATTTATGGGCCGGCCAGGTGATCGAATGAGGTTACTTTCACAACACTATTatgttaatttgtttttttttttttttcaaacgaTCAATTAAATCAAGACTACGGTCGATCATCTAGATTTGATTTGTCTTGCATCCTAACAGCTCACgagaaaatcaaaattggaAGGTTCCCAGTAACTCCTGAAAGGATTATTGTTTCTAAGTTAAAGTAAATAGAGTCGGCGACTGTCACgatcccaaaatttcgagtatcaaactcaaattttgaagtcatgaaaaacactaaaacaatctcaatgaaatcgaaaccattttaaatgccacagcggatcatctctgagttcaaaatacaactcagtcaaaccgattattacaaactaaatttataattcaacattataacaaatggaaatgtataatcctcacaagaaatccacacaaaatcctcaccatatgatgtaaataaataactcCAAGTcttctgagcggtccgtcgattcccgctaatccataCATGCGAAGTtattccctacaccatcgaattggtgcaccgggattgtaaacacaaacctggtaagctttgcagctcgtataaataaaataaaaatataactcgcatatcaatatatacgaaaatcacaaaacatcaattataaatgcactcatgagtcaatggacggcccatctggttgtccaaaaatatgaaaatagaagtgctcatgagaaattgggcaacccctctgtttaccgaaatgcatttataacacGGGTAcgcatgagcgctggtacacctctgttacccctcatgtagtacaccgtcgacattgggcaacctcttactacccaacatccaaaaatataagTACTCATGAAGagataacccatatgttacctcacatgcagtactccggaagacagactagagctctaactgtatcgtaactttcgtccggctaaaggctaggttccgacatgccaaacacgtccgaagactggtccgaagacataaacacgtccgaagacaaaaactcgtccgaagacaaaaactcgtccgaagacataaatcacgtccgaagataaatcacgtccgaagacatcaatcacatcCGAAGAAAAAACTCGtctgaagacatcaatcacgtccgaagacaaaactcatcCTAAGACATCACACgtcagtacagctaaatgctgtttataaaacattgttcacagaacattgttcatattttactaatcactgttccaATGAACTGTTTATATTTAAACAATGTTCACAGTTACCGGTTTTACCAAACTACTGTTcacattattttttttaccatgacactgttcacagtactatttttaccatgacactgttcacagtactatttttaccatgacactgttcacattacTGTTTCTACCGAAACACAGTTCACTAGAACATTGATAACAGTTACTGTTAGAGAACACTGTTTAtaaaaacactattcacaatactattcatgcggcatcattgttcaccgaccgccaccaataatcacaaaatttcaccatcataatctaaatgacattcctaacaacttcctagttcaccacaaagtctaattctgagcctaaaatttcaatttaacaagaacGGAAAaaccccaatttaaaaacttagaatttcttttcttcgattctcctagcacacaaaGAGTGGGGTTAAATCTTTTgaagggtttgtagtatggaaggagaccttcaaaatgaaacaagaatcgtaccgattggttgccggagaagggagatccgacgagttgaagttcggcgaaatatgctttttcGGAAGAACTTTCGGGTTTTACCGCTCCTAAACGGCGGCAAAATGGCGGGTGACGctaccaccaatcgacaggggatgtagcaacctttcaaacgtgaccggtgcgccgctttatgattgtaataaccctagatttttgaaacgatatttgaattgaattgaattccataaagttttgaaaattcaattaattgaatttgatttgtttgcaaacgttacgaaacggaaacggaaacgttccgagaacgtttaataagaaaacgttacgtttccgaacgaatttatcaacttttatttcgtcgctcggtcgataaaactttcttcacgaaagttgtagagctcgtcgttacgagttcggggatatgtgacgcgtcctaatcggacgacgtacgtaaaagttatttacgacggaagttagtttccgattttgggagggggtataaaagggaatGTTTCAATTAGGGTTCCCATAAgtggaaaccctaaaatccctctctctctcacccgcctccctcggttctctctctctctcggttccCTCTTTTCCCCCGAGTCTCTTCCATCTCCTCCGAGCTTcgctcctcaccgccggcagcTACGACCTCACCACCACGACGTGACCACCCCACGAGCACGGCGCATCACCGGCGACGCCGCGAAGCTCGGCGTGACTCTCGGACGCAAACGCAGGCGGTCCGAATCTACCAAGGAACTTCAACGATTTCAATTCGTGATTTAGGTAAGGGTTTTGGTTAGATCGATTGTGGATTGCTTGTTGTTGTAATCATGAATGTTTTGGGGAAGTTTGAAGTAGATCGGAGAGGGGGagcggaggagaagaaggaggagataccgccgcctagaggcggcgcgtgaggaggcTAGGGATAGCCTAGGGGTAGTCGGAGGCCGTAGGAAGGTAGAGGAGGAGTGGGGGGAGAgtttggaggcggcggtggcgtgatacgcgccgtggttagcctcggcgcgtgggccccacgcgcggcccgccggaggtggcgcgtgtgccacacgcgccgccacgtgcggcggtgtgaaaatgttttccgataggggtattttggtaatttactgtgtacggtaaatgtaaatgtaatttttatttactacggtaaatgtaattaaattttaccttcggtaaatgtaattataaattactttcagtaaatgtaaaaagtaatttgtaaaagggtaatttagtaaattttatttactgagtttgtatttacatttaaatcgtacgtatacgtacaaaaaatacgtattaatatttatacgtacagaaataggtattaatatttatacgtacagaaatacgtattaatatttatacgtacagaaatacgtatataatatttatacatacagaaatacgtattaatatttatacgtacagaaatacgtatataatatttatacgtacagaaatacgtatataatatttatacgtacagaaatacgtatatactATTTaaacgtacagaaatacgtataaacgtacagaaatacgtataaatcgtgaacagtaaccgtgaacagtaatttcgtaaaaccgaaaattgctgaacagtaaccgattattactgtttcggcatttaaaggtttacgaaacgattctaaatgcttgtcttatctttttaaggtgatcgctaaatcgaggaaaggaattatcatcggaaattgtggaattacgctcaagtcaataaggtgagtaaaatctcactgaattacgaatctaccctcgtggtgattcaacatttttgcaagtgtgtttatcaaatgaattacaacatgtatataatttagtggactacatatatacagtataatggtaataagtacatatatatatatatagttcattaaattacgtactgttattaattcattaacaatagtcatttcggtgacggaaaattgtgcatgagtatgtgatttaaatggtacaatatgatgtgagaatattgtacgtaatttttcaggtgtttatgaaatatgacatgcataggatatagtggactatgtatatattgtataaatggtaaataaatacgaatatatatagtttgctatataatatattgttatgatttttattgtggtgatatcgtgaaagttttaaaacgtacaatatgatgagtgattattgtacgtgattttaacattgagattgttaaaatgttgatttgtcttcggacgtgatttggtacaatatgatgtgagattattgtacgtgtttggcaagtcggaacctagcctttggccgggcgaaagttacgatacagttagagctctagtctgtctgccttagtactgcatgcgaggtaacgggtggttatctgctcatgggtactcggtgtattttggatgttgggtagcgggtggctatccaatatcaacggtgtattacgagaggggtaacagatgtgtaccagcgttcttggtacccgtattataaatgcattgggtaaccagaagggttacttaatttcctcatgagctttatatttcatatttctttgggtcaaccagatgggctgaccattggctcatgggggcatttatatttgttgttgtgatctttcgtatattttgatatgcgaattatattttgattttactcatacgagctataagcttaccgggtttgtgtttacaatcccggtgcaccaattcgatggtgtaggggataattctgcaggtgctgattagtgggggttgagtgacgactacagaggcttgaAGTCGTTCTTATCctgttgtggtgagatttctggcgtggatttgtgtgagaatttgagtgaatttatttgtgagatttgtgagtgatttgtgaggattattacatttccattttatgtatggattataaatttgggttgtaataattggttgtctgagttgtattgagaactcagaattgatccgctgttacaccttattgatttcgatttattgagattattttgtgtttaacgactttagaattttgagttttttaggatcgaaattttggggtcgttacaatgaTGGCCGGGCggcggagatccggcggcccaaagtcggcTGCTCGGGAGAgaaatttctggatttttttcGGGGTGAACAGTACTCGTGAACAGTAACTATCCGAATTTCTGCTTTTTC contains:
- the LOC126800276 gene encoding non-specific lipid-transfer protein 1-like, which translates into the protein MAFSGVLKVVCLVVLSMAALSFGGGKAAITCGQVVNKLMPCVPYVQTGGTPAANCCNGIRTLNGMAKTTPDRQGVCNCLKQAITGIPYTGANTGLAAGLPAKCGVNLPYKINPSTDCKSIK